The DNA sequence CCTGAAGTCCACCACCACAGACCTCGGTGACGGCACCGTAATCCACTGCTGGGGCCCAAAAACCCACAAGCCCAGCAAGCCCACTTTGCTCCTCATCCATGGAATCGGAGCCAACGCAATGTGGCAGTGGAACGACTTTGTTTCTCCCCTTTCGTCCAAGTTCAATGTCTATGTACCGGACTTGCTGTTTTTTGGCGAATCATACACCACCAGGCCTGAAAGGAGTGAAAATTTCCAGGCCGAGTGCGTGATGAGGGCGATGGAGGCGATGGGCGTGCGGCGGATGCGCGTGGTGGGGCTCAGCTACGGAGGTTTCGTGGCCTATAGCATGGCGGCCCAGTTCCCCGACGCGGTGGAGAGGGTGGTGATTGGATGTGCCGGAGTTTGCATGGAGGAGAAAGATATGGAGGAAGGGTTGTTTAAAGTGAAGACTGTTGATGAGGCTATTGAGATTTTGCTGGCGCAAACGCCGGAGAAGTTGAGGGAGTTGATGAGGCTTTCGTTCTATAAACCGGTTACGAGTGTGCCTTCTTGCTTTTTGTCTGATTTTATTGATGTAAGTGTTTGATTTGCATATATGAAGTTCTTTTCTTGATGTTGGTTAATAGTTCTGTTGATTAAGTATTTAATGTGATGTATAGAATGAGATGAAGTTagtattgatatattgttaATGGACTTGGCATTGATTGCACATTGTGTTGATTTAGGCCTTCTTTGAtgttggatatatatatattgattatgtGCAGTCACGAGCATTTGTGTTGGACTATAGATGAAACACCAATTTGACATAAAGAGTCTTCATTGAGATGTCAATGGGCTGATCCTCTTGTATGTGGATCGTGAATTGGGAAAAGTGGCAATTGTTTGTTCTTGCTTAAATCAATGAACTGGTTTAGGTCACTTGTATTCTTGTTGGTTGATCTTTTGTGATACAAGTTTCCATGCCATGGCTATGGGCTGATTCATGTCGGTTTTTTGTTCAATGAACTTCTTGTTGACATGCTAGCTTCTGATTATGAATGGCTGTTACTTCGACCAACTTATGTAAAGTTGTATGCTTTTCTCTGAAGCTGATCCCATCTTGGATGTTTATGAGCGTCTAGGTAATGTGTTCAGAGAactttcaagaaagaaaagagttaATTTACGCATTGCACAAGGACAGAAAGCTCTCGGATCTGCCTAAAATTACTCAGGTTTCTTACACTATATTGACTCTTTTAACTGTCTTTCTGAATTCTATCCTTTCTCGTAAGTCTTGCTGACATTATGCTTTCTCTCCTTCCAGCCCACATTAATAATTTGGGGAGAACATGACCAGGTTTTTCCATTGGAATTGGCTAATAGGTTGTTAAGGTAAATCTTCACTGATATTGTTTCATCTGTTCTTGTTCATTCGGCGCCAATATTATGGAGACACATTATTGTCTTCTTGATGGCCAACGGCATTTTTATCATCTTTAACTCAGTATCCTTCCATTCCAGACATTTGGAAAACAATGCACAGCTTGTAGTGTTAAAGAAAGCAGGGCATGCAATTAACATGGAGAAGACTAAGGAAGTATATAGTTACTTGAAGTCATTCCTTATGGTGCCCGTTCCTAAGCTTGGGACTAATGGGAGCGGCTGCAAGGTTGATTAAAGGTCGGCACAATATTTCATACTATTGACACACTTTCAGCTTAAAGCCTGCTTGCATTTGCTGTATATCTGAGATGCTCTATCAATTTTCAGTTCGGAAAACTCAATACATTTATTAGAAACATAAACAAAGTATAGAGGCAGAATATATAGTGGAATGTATCTTCTCGTTGAGGATCActtcaaatgaaatattttggttCTTCCCTTGAAATCCATGTGTTGTGTTCAAGGGTCTAATGTATATGTATTCCTGTGATAAACTCCATCGTTATCCATTTGTGCAAAATGTTATGGGCCAAAAAAAGAAGGTTGAAGAGTTTACATTCTCCGGTTAGTATGATCTAttaacttttataataacCATTGCTTCGTAGAATCGCAAGTACTAAGGCCTACAATTATCCTGAGTTCTTTTCTCGCCAGGTATTCTTATATTctgttaattttgttgtttgtgaCCGTAATTGATAAAACGTTAAcgcaattattataatttttcacttcGTTGGTGgaactttattttcttctcattatttttgttttgtgtgttCGTTTATCTTCGTCATTATAGCTCACCATCTAAACCAATATAAGCTTTGATGctagtttattgattttatttttggtcagCATTCTTGGTTGAGGGGATGAAGCCGTTGATGTATGTTGTTAAGCATGTAATACATGTTGAACTTCCCACTTCATTTGGTAGATTTGTTTGCTGTTATTTTGTGTAGAGCCAAGTATCACACAGTAACTGTGAGTTGCTCAGGAAACCTTAGTACAGAGAAAACACAGACTAATGTTGGAGGCTGCCCAAGAGTCCTCTTTTACTGTTTGATGAGAATAAAGAGGAATACCTCCAACTGTTGTGCATTGTGGATGTCCTCTCATGTCTCTTGATGCATAAGCAATACCACCTTTGATATGAAGTTCTCCAGTTTTCAGCCTTAGAGTCTTTAAACCCCGTTCTTCCGTTTCATCTCGTCTGGATTCGAGTTTCATCAGTTTGATTTGTTAAGACGTTTCTGTGGATTCTATTGGACTAATAAGAAAACTGTAGGCTATGTGTGAAAACATCAAACTATTCGAGCTCTGACTTGTTTTAATGCTATTCttgaattcaaaaaaattacaagataagaaaatattacacagggattaaattgaattttaatcgTATAACTTTGTGGGTATAAAATTTCTACTtgagtttgtaattttttgattcgACAATGTCAAAGGTGGAACTTGATGTTAGATCTCCTTCGAGGTCTACTTAAGTTTTGAATAGCGTTAATTCGAGgactttttgattttttttctaagtaAAAGCTGTAAAACTTGGAATATCTGGTTAAACTTGATCATCTCTTGATGGAACCAAAGGTTTGATCAGGCCTCCAAGGTTGACTTGTGTTTTAATAACGTTAATTAAAAGTTGAAATGTCTTGATCTCAATGACAAATGCTTTGATTTTTGCCTTGGACGTCATGGATTCGATGCTCtcttatttgtattttcacTTGTGTCTTTTCGTGTGGCTTCACTTGTTGTCTAGAACTCGAAAAACTTTCTTATTTATAGTTGTAGGGTAGAAATTCTTGCCACGATTGCTTGATCAGGTGACGTGATTTGATTGAACCCTTTATGATTTAGTCATTATTTCCTGAATCACAAGATgcgattttaaattatcaaataattgatatttgcGTTCTGTTTTGGCTTAaagcttattttttattagactTGAATATCATGGATCTTtagatgaattattttcctaatGAGCCATATTAAAGTTTGTCTTACTCAAATTgaccaatcaaattaaataagataattttgaataattaatccatctaaaatatttataaagttcaaaTGTGATATGGGTTTTATTTGGGACCAATTACTAACCAAAgtatttagatttttaattgGTAATTTATTCCAAAAGTTTCGATAAATAGTTATATTAAACTCAATAGGAAAATGCTCTTGCAAAATTATGCTGAAAAAggcttcttttttgttttattttattttattttgtctaaaCTACAAATCACTTGAATTTTTAGTGTATATTTGATCCTGTGATTAAGcagattaaatttatattttaagtacAAACATAATTCTTTATGTCgtttggtttcttttttagtaatcatttttaaaaattccgCCAAGACTATGTTTTGATAAAAACTTTAATGTATTACTTCTTATCCTATcgtaattatatttcatttaaatattcaattaaataatttttttaattcccTCATAACCTTAAGGATTAGGCTTGTTTTGagtttagttataatttacattttttttaattaattatgaaattgtgaatataaacactataataattttttttttgtaaatgaaTTATCCAGATATGCTTAGGAACGTGAAGGGTCAAAAATTCGGAAGATCAGGCACAACTTAatttatagattaaaaaacaaatagaaaattaagattaaaactatagtttaatttaggattaattacactttgaacctctctgaaaatgtAAAATCACACTTTTCCAAGAAAACGTGTTAAAATTACACCGAcacttcttttgaaaattcattgtttacaCCTGTTCCCATTTCGttaaaatttggatgaaaaatgccGACTTTAGCAAAAAGATTacgaaaattattaatttttcaatatttttatataataattttgtacttataaggaaaaaaatataatgatgttgatCTTActccatatatacatattacatttatctctttataagtacaaaaatattaatgagaaTACTAATGAGgggctttgaaattttatgtaatattttttgctaatatctgtattttttatccaaactcTAACAGAAGAAGGTCAGGTGCGTGCAAATGGAGATTTTTTAGAgagggtgtaagtgtaatttcaatattGTTTTTAGCAAAAGGtataacttttatatttttagaggaggtctaaatgtaattaatactttaatttaacttaaaaaatcattaaatttatatttataaaagaaaagagaaatggGGTGAGAGAGGCtccaacatattaattttatatagcttataagatcttataaaaaaagttaagaaagttaactttttttttttttaaaaaaaacaaagcttataagattcagaacattttattttgagatttttaaagaaatattagccaaacaaatatttaaaactttaagCTGTCAagtatcttataagatgttttgaggAACTTATgaatttagccaaacaccctctacaTGAATAATAGGAATTTtcttcattaaataaatattattattttttgtataattagtcaggtatttatttatatgtgttATCGTaacatgataaattttatcaagtaTTTACTTTGATGTATCCACATGCTTTTGATAGGAAAATTACCTTTGAGCCcttgtttacaaaatttaatagacaacatattattattattcaatcaaattttgagGGTATAATGGTCATTCACATCTTGGTGCAACCTTAGGACTACTTTATACCACCTTCCCAACCGGTATTAGTTATTCAAGTGTAACAATAATTAGTACAGGGCCTTGATTTTATATCGGCCCGCCATATATCAAAACAAACATTGTATTAAcctatactaatttttaaatacaatctTATAAATCAAAGTAAATGGGGCCTTAATGCATAATCCTTTAAAGTCTCTTGTACAAATCTATCAAAGTCATGATATGATGAACCTCCAATTCTTGTTGCTTCCTTTGCTTTCTCCTTCCACTCCAAGGCCTTAGCCTTCATTTTCTTCCCTTTCTCCCCTTCCATCACATCCCTCACAAGCATTGCAATCTCATCTCTCTTCACCTCATGATCCACCTCCACTCCCATCTCCCACTCCTTGCAGATGTATCGGCAGTTTGTTTGCTGCTCTGCAAAGAAAGGCCAGCACAGTATGGGCACCCCTGCACTCAAACTCTCCAACGTCGAATTCCATCCACAATGGCTCAAGAAAAAGGCCACCGATGGGTGAGACAGCACTTCTTCTTGTGGGCACCAGCTCGTAAGCAAACACCGATCTTTAGTCTCTTCAAAGAACTCTTGAGGCAGCACTGCTGACTCCCCCATTGCAATATCCGGTCGAACGATCCACAGAAATGGATGCTTGCTTTGTGCGAGCCCCCATGCAATTACGGAGTTTTCTTCCTGTTTGTCCAGCCATTCCAGGCATGATCTGTCTTCTCTCCAAAGGCTAGGCCTGAATTGGCTGGCTTGGCCTTTGGATATGCTCTTTGAGAGCAAAGTGAGAGGGCCTACAACATATATTGGTGGAGATAATGGTGCGATTACGTTTAGAACTTCTCGTTCGAGATCACTAAAAGTGTTGATGATTATAGCCGAAGCCCTCAGGCAGTTCTGCGCTTCATCTCCCAAGTAATTAAGCATAATGTCGTCAATGTCCGTTGTTCTGACAAAGCTCGGCATGTCCTTCAGACGCACGTTTCTCATGCCAGGAATCCAGTCTATTTCCTTGTCTAACGACCCATCTTTCACGAAATTTTCATCTGACATCACATAAAGTAAGGGACTCAATACGTACCTAGCTCCAATATCAATTCAAACAAAAGAACATAACTTGCAATACCCAAAAATACCTTTGAGTGGAACGATGCCTCTCTTTATGAGTTCATGAAACTGAAGATATCCCATGAACCCACAAGCCGAGGCTGTCCAAAACTNNNNNNNNNNNNNNNNNNNNNNNNNNNNNNNNNNNNNNNNNNNNNNNNNNNNNNNNNNNNNNNNNNNNNNNNNNNNNNNNNNNNNNNNNNNNNNNNNNNNNNNNNNNNNNNNNNNNNNNNNNNNNNNNNNNNNNNNNNNNNNNNNNNNNNNNNNNNNNNNNNNNNNNNNNNNNNNNNNNNNNNNNNNNNNNNNNNNNNNNNNNNNNNNNNNNNNNNNNNNNNNNNNNNNNNNNNNNNNNNNNNNNNNCAGCATCAATAGCAAAGCTCATGACTCCATCAGAAACAATGCATGAAATCCTTGGCAACTCCACGGTCGAAACGAGCTTAGCCAACAAGTCCCGGAACACAGGCAAACAGTTCTTCCTGATCGAGTCGCACAGGGCGACCGGATCTTGTGTTGCATCACGGTCAGACGGTGGCAGCCCTTCCGTTATGGTCTCAAACTGGAAATCGTCGAACCCCTGCACCCATTCTAGTCCTCTCGACCGGACTAGCCGTTTCTGGTTGAACTCAGTgttgacaaatgtaacaaagAATCCCCTGTCATGCAGAAGTCTGGCCAGTTGCATCATTGGGATCAAGTGCCCTTGTGCCGGAAACGGCACAAGAACTGCATGAGGCTTTGCAGCACAAGTCCCACTCATCATAGTTTGACCCAAAAACTACGTTGTCATCCAAGGAAATGTGTAGTAACATTTCAACTGTTCTTGCTCTTTTATATCGCTGATCTCACAgttgtttgaataaaattcgATCCCAATTTCGTTTTGCCTTTGCTTAGTAGTTCCGTGACAATTTGTGACTGTCAGATTGTGATATTTGCCTACTTATTGTTCTTTTGTTTGACTGATTGATCGAGGTTATCTCATTGATTCTTTCTTTGGTTCTTGCAGCATATGACTGGCACTAGCCTCCTCGGACAATAGCTTTTCAGGAAAGTTAAGATTTCAGAGTGTCCACAAATTTGTATCCACGGTAAGAAAATACGAAAATTTTGATGCTGGAAAGTATCGAGTTAATTAACAAGCAAAATTCTCGTTactaatctatattatttaatatatattttaaacaatttgcTGCTAAAATTATCGGCAAGTTAATTTTCgttactaaatttattaccTGGTAAATTTTCGTTGTCGAAATCAGAAAGAGAATATTTACTAAAGGTTTATAttcttgaataaataaataaattatacattaaaaattttatgccTTTTGAAttagacaaatatatatggattttgaactaaacaaataaataaagattgagtaataaaatttgcattaCGTAATGAtggaattttataatatattatcatttgtTTTATTGAATCAAGTATTAAATCAttgtgtgataattttaattcattttttctgaCAATCATTTCGCCACCAACCTCCAAATTCACCACTCCAACTGTCCTATCAtcaatagtaataataataattgtaaaataaaatggccCAAATCAAATTGGCTTGGTCCTGACAATATCACTGGACGACTTATTAATTTTACTGAGCCCAATCCCTTAATTGGGCCACTTGACCCGTTAGCTCGATCCAACAGATTTTACCTATCTACTGACCTTTTAAATATTGTCCTCTTTCTCCCATCCCTCCTCATAGCCCTAACCTTAATCCACAAGTGCCATCTGTTTTCTCTTATCATTTCTCTGACCCTTTGGGTCCTTCCCCTTAATCTCTCGCTTTCCACTGTCGTTTCTTTCTTCGATGTCTGTCACTGGCCATTTAATTGTCAGCCTCTTTAAATAGCTAGTGCAGAAGTGGTTTGGGAGATAACAGAAACAGAAAAGTAAAAACCCTCTTCCCCTCTATCTGCTTTACTAACCTGTTCTTCATGTTCTATACTTGAAGGCACGAGGTTAATTTAATAGCCTTTATAGTCATGCCTTTGTGGCACTGTGATTAAAAGCCTGTGTGGCATTCTTTGGTGGTGCAGTGGTTTAAAGTCTATGTGGCTTATCTTGGTGGTTCTGTGAATAAGCAATCGTGATATTTTGGGGTTGTTGGCCTTTGACCTTAGTGGCCTTTGGATCTAAGCTATCTGAGCCTTATTTACTGTTTTATGTTATATGCATTCTTTATCATTAGTTTTGCAGTTCTTAAGTTTAAGTTTGgtattattctttatatttgtaaggcttttaattaatttgtacaaGGGTTTCTTCAACCCatagaaatttgtaattatttgattttgttgtacTGTTCCTGGAGTTTGGTGACCAATCCATAcccaacaacaacaacaataataataataataataaataaaataaataaataaaactaaaaattccaGATTCACCACCTTATAATCCGCCGCCCCCAACCACCACCGTGACCTCAAAATCCACCGCGGCGTTGCCGCCAAATCTATGAAAATACATCtaaacaaaacatataaatgcgagaataatcatttttccaaattttgaacccatttaaataaattgtaaaaaattataataagtaatataaatcataacaaagaagaaatagaGAACATAATTAAAGCCTTCTCTTTGTTAGATCCCCGTGATGGGAGGAAAATGAGGTAGGGAAAATTCTATTCGGATCAAGTTTGGtggaatcaaattaattacaaaata is a window from the Sesamum indicum cultivar Zhongzhi No. 13 linkage group LG15, S_indicum_v1.0, whole genome shotgun sequence genome containing:
- the LOC105178425 gene encoding 7-deoxyloganetin glucosyltransferase-like (The sequence of the model RefSeq protein was modified relative to this genomic sequence to represent the inferred CDS: added 27 bases not found in genome assembly) encodes the protein MMSGTCAAKPHAVLVPFPAQGHLIPMMQLARLLHDRGFFVTFVNTEFNQKRLVRSRGLEWVQGFDDFQFETITEGLPPSDRDATQDPVALCDSIRKNCLPVFRDLLAKLVSTVELPRISCIVSDGVMSFAIDAGEELGIPVVQFWTASACGFMGYLQFHELIKRGIVPLKDENFVKDGSLDKEIDWIPGMRNVRLKDMPSFVRTTDIDDIMLNYLGDEAQNCLRASAIIINTFSDLEREVLNVIAPLSPPIYVVGPLTLLSKSISKGQASQFRPSLWREDRSCLEWLDKQEENSVIAWGLAQSKHPFLWIVRPDIAMGESAVLPQEFFEETKDRCLLTSWCPQEEVLSHPSVAFFLSHCGWNSTLESLSAGVPILCWPFFAEQQTNCRYICKEWEMGVEVDHEVKRDEIAMLVRDVMEGEKGKKMKAKALEWKEKAKEATRIGGSSYHDFDRFVQETLKDYALRPHLL
- the LOC105178306 gene encoding uncharacterized protein LOC105178306; translation: MAKCFSFTASRDWCYKCSFSTAGLKSTTTDLGDGTVIHCWGPKTHKPSKPTLLLIHGIGANAMWQWNDFVSPLSSKFNVYVPDLLFFGESYTTRPERSENFQAECVMRAMEAMGVRRMRVVGLSYGGFVAYSMAAQFPDAVERVVIGCAGVCMEEKDMEEGLFKVKTVDEAIEILLAQTPEKLRELMRLSFYKPVTSVPSCFLSDFIDVMCSENFQERKELIYALHKDRKLSDLPKITQPTLIIWGEHDQVFPLELANRLLRHLENNAQLVVLKKAGHAINMEKTKEVYSYLKSFLMVPVPKLGTNGSGCKVD